From the Bacteroidia bacterium genome, one window contains:
- a CDS encoding tetratricopeptide repeat protein has translation MIKKIFFAALIFSFAQILHAQTDTVKATTLLPNQDAEKMYNQGISDFANRNYNGAIGDFTQAVTLKPDFEKAYYNRGITKAETKDYKGAMDDYNKALILNENDTNAYFSRAQVKDALNDKSAESDYSSVIRLNPKNAQAYYFRGEIKFQNADYKGAVDDFTKAISNKPDYAYAYNDRGSAKRQLNDYTGAIADYNKALIVNPKMAFSFNNRGSAKRKAGDLDGAIQDYSSAISLKKDDYIAYNNRGSAKFDKGDYQGAIDDFTKALSLNPEYAYAYNNRASAKFKLKDYKGSVDDCNAAIQLNAKYGYAYLNRGIAKEMLRDASGACQDWSTAATLGVAAGKDYSQGCQ, from the coding sequence ATGATAAAAAAAATATTTTTTGCAGCACTGATTTTTTCTTTCGCTCAAATCTTGCACGCGCAAACAGACACGGTAAAAGCGACTACGCTTTTGCCGAATCAGGATGCTGAAAAAATGTACAATCAAGGTATCAGCGATTTTGCCAATCGTAATTACAACGGCGCAATTGGCGATTTTACGCAAGCGGTTACGTTGAAACCGGATTTCGAAAAAGCATATTATAATCGTGGCATCACAAAAGCTGAAACCAAGGATTACAAAGGCGCGATGGATGATTACAACAAAGCGTTGATATTAAATGAAAACGATACAAACGCGTATTTCAGTCGCGCGCAAGTGAAAGATGCGCTGAACGACAAAAGCGCGGAAAGTGATTATTCCTCCGTTATTCGATTGAATCCAAAAAATGCGCAAGCGTATTATTTTAGAGGAGAAATAAAATTTCAGAATGCCGATTACAAAGGCGCCGTGGATGATTTTACCAAAGCCATTTCCAACAAACCAGATTATGCCTACGCTTATAATGATCGCGGCAGCGCAAAACGTCAATTGAACGATTATACAGGCGCAATTGCGGATTATAATAAAGCGTTGATTGTGAATCCGAAAATGGCTTTTTCCTTTAACAACCGTGGTAGCGCAAAACGTAAAGCCGGCGATTTAGACGGTGCTATTCAGGATTATTCCAGCGCTATTTCTTTGAAAAAAGACGATTACATTGCATACAATAATCGCGGTAGCGCAAAATTTGACAAAGGCGATTACCAAGGCGCAATAGACGATTTTACAAAAGCTTTGAGTTTAAATCCGGAATATGCGTATGCTTATAATAATAGAGCTTCCGCGAAATTTAAATTAAAAGATTACAAAGGTTCTGTAGACGATTGCAACGCAGCCATTCAGCTAAACGCGAAATATGGATATGCGTATTTGAATCGTGGAATAGCAAAAGAAATGTTGCGCGATGCAAGTGGCGCTTGCCAGGATTGGAGCACTGCCGCCACACTCGGCGTAGCAGCAGGAAAAGATTATTCACAAGGTTGTCAATAA
- a CDS encoding OmpA family protein — translation MMKKLFILLIVIIAQCAAAQNVEFVKKNFEGDKAGLKEALKSIDAGDVLYQQGIYMYNLALPSYLQANNFNPNNALLNFKIGSCYLYSAYKSKSLTYLQKAFSLNPNVDPQIHLLLGEGYHLNMDWDKAIGEFQLYLQNTPAKKENMDNIAAANKGIEECNTGKEMVQHPVRVFIDNLGDAINTKYPEYGPLISADESEMIFTSRRPNTTGGQIDPGSGQYFEDLYISYFKDGKWTPAEDMGPPIDTPDHDATAGLSADGQTLYVYRFKEKDGGDIYESDLQGDQWSKPERMSKKINSPYHESTVSLSPDGNTLYFVSDKPGGLGGRDIYMTQKDDKGKWGDAQNLGPVINTKYDEEGCFIHPDGKTLYFSSKGHNTMGGYDIFKSVYENGQWSEPVNLGYPINSADDDVFFVISGSGKHGYYASAKGDSYGDKDIYMITFLGPEKPLVLNNEDNLLANAVAPVKEMVIAPAMEIKTARTTILKGVITDAITQQPLEASIEIVDIKKNQTIATFSSNSKSGKYLVSLPSGKNYGITVKAPDYLFHSENVNLPDTAAYQVIEKNIALNKVAVGSKIVLENIFFDTDKATLRPESTNELERLIKLMNDVPTLKIEISGHTDNKGSLEHNQKLSESRAQSVVNYLVSKGISASRLQFKGYGMTQPIATNDTDEGRQQNRRTEFKILSK, via the coding sequence ATGATGAAGAAATTATTTATTTTACTGATAGTGATTATTGCACAATGTGCAGCGGCTCAAAATGTAGAGTTTGTGAAAAAAAATTTTGAAGGCGATAAAGCTGGATTGAAAGAAGCCTTGAAATCCATTGATGCTGGAGATGTTCTCTATCAACAAGGAATATACATGTATAATTTGGCATTGCCCAGTTATTTGCAAGCTAACAATTTTAATCCGAATAATGCGTTATTGAATTTTAAAATTGGAAGTTGTTATTTGTATTCGGCTTACAAATCAAAATCACTTACTTATTTGCAAAAAGCATTTTCATTGAATCCGAACGTGGATCCGCAAATACATTTATTGCTGGGAGAAGGGTATCATCTCAATATGGATTGGGATAAAGCCATCGGCGAATTTCAACTATACCTCCAAAATACGCCTGCGAAAAAAGAAAACATGGACAATATAGCTGCCGCCAATAAAGGGATAGAAGAATGTAATACGGGAAAAGAAATGGTGCAACATCCGGTAAGAGTTTTTATTGATAATCTGGGAGACGCTATCAATACGAAATATCCGGAATATGGACCATTGATTTCTGCTGATGAGTCTGAAATGATTTTTACTTCGCGAAGACCCAATACAACTGGCGGACAAATAGATCCTGGCTCAGGACAATATTTTGAAGATTTATACATTTCTTATTTTAAAGATGGAAAATGGACACCTGCGGAAGATATGGGACCTCCAATTGATACGCCCGATCACGATGCTACGGCAGGACTTTCTGCTGACGGTCAGACTTTATATGTTTATCGTTTTAAGGAAAAAGACGGAGGTGATATTTATGAAAGCGATTTACAAGGCGATCAGTGGTCGAAACCGGAACGCATGAGTAAAAAAATAAATTCTCCTTATCATGAATCTACAGTGAGTCTTTCTCCAGACGGAAACACACTGTATTTTGTGAGCGACAAACCAGGCGGACTTGGTGGACGAGATATTTACATGACGCAAAAAGATGACAAAGGAAAATGGGGCGATGCACAAAACCTCGGACCTGTCATCAATACTAAATACGATGAGGAAGGTTGCTTCATTCATCCAGATGGAAAAACACTTTATTTCAGCTCCAAAGGTCATAACACCATGGGCGGTTACGATATATTTAAATCGGTGTATGAAAATGGACAATGGTCGGAACCCGTAAATTTGGGATATCCTATTAATTCTGCCGATGACGATGTATTTTTTGTTATTTCCGGTAGCGGGAAACACGGTTATTATGCATCTGCAAAAGGCGATAGCTACGGAGATAAGGACATTTACATGATTACTTTTTTAGGTCCCGAAAAACCATTGGTGTTGAACAATGAAGACAACTTACTTGCTAATGCAGTGGCTCCTGTTAAAGAAATGGTGATTGCTCCAGCGATGGAAATAAAAACAGCACGTACAACCATTTTAAAGGGTGTTATTACAGATGCCATCACACAACAACCATTGGAAGCTTCTATTGAAATTGTGGACATTAAAAAAAATCAAACCATTGCTACGTTTTCATCTAACAGTAAATCTGGAAAATATTTGGTGTCATTGCCTTCCGGAAAAAATTATGGAATTACGGTAAAAGCTCCAGATTATTTATTTCATTCGGAAAATGTGAATTTGCCAGATACGGCGGCGTATCAAGTCATTGAAAAAAATATTGCCTTGAATAAAGTAGCAGTTGGAAGTAAAATTGTGTTGGAAAATATTTTCTTTGATACAGATAAAGCCACGCTTCGTCCAGAATCGACGAACGAATTAGAACGTTTGATAAAATTAATGAACGATGTACCAACGCTTAAAATAGAAATATCCGGGCATACGGATAACAAAGGTTCTTTGGAGCACAATCAAAAATTGTCTGAAAGTCGCGCGCAATCCGTTGTTAATTATTTAGTTTCAAAAGGTATTTCTGCTTCGCGTTTGCAATTTAAAGGTTACGGAATGACGCAACCGATTGCTACCAATGATACCGATGAAGGTCGCCAACAAAATCGTAGAACGGAATTTAAAATTTTGAGTAAATAG
- a CDS encoding ComEC/Rec2 family competence protein, which produces MNLIHRAPLVRLLLPFIAGISAAIYMEEYSFWLKVLMAVLFSSIATFTFHKKSGANYRFRWLYGMTLSSLLFLAAYQITLDNTTKFRSSYFGNYISGSDFCLVKIEEPLVEKEKSIKMIGSVISTRQNKSWKSTSGKALFYLPKNELSAKLKYGDLVLVKNNFSEINTPQNPSEFDYKKYLALHTIYLQNHISAGNFISTGINKGNFIRAAAIRTQAYCLAVLKKYNVQGQEFAVTSALILGYKNDIDTETTSDYAAGGVLHVLSVSGLHVGIIFVVFNYLLFFLEKFRYGNFIKGIFLLAMLWFYAMLTGLSPSVLRASTMLSFVVIANAFHRNSLIYNTLAASAFLLLAINPHLIAEVGFQLSYLAVLGIVSIFPWIYRLWKTKYWLLDKIWSIVAVSFAAQFITFPLSMFYFHQFPNYFLVSNVVVIPLATLSIYAGILLFITGKLAFIAGFLSKILIFLIGGLNYFVKEIRFTPYSLTQGISINATETWIIYFGLFFMLMYIFRKKLNYLFIALGIFILLLTIQVFEQKSEQNQSRFIVYNVAKTSACDFIVGKNNFLIADTAFLNNPNEISLHITPNWFEKGILSHTLIGADTGGNYIQKNFFLKNKCIQFRTKKIIFVNEKINLPKKIIFQKLKVDYVIISHNPKTNLKTICQIYDFKKIIFDASNSKWQIEKWLKECNEQGIEAYSVVHSGAYEETI; this is translated from the coding sequence ATGAATCTAATCCATCGTGCGCCGCTGGTGCGTTTGCTTCTTCCTTTTATCGCCGGTATTAGTGCTGCCATTTATATGGAAGAATATTCCTTTTGGCTGAAAGTCCTTATGGCTGTGCTATTTTCCAGTATTGCCACTTTTACTTTTCATAAAAAGTCAGGCGCAAATTATCGCTTCCGTTGGCTTTACGGAATGACACTTTCCTCCTTACTTTTTTTGGCTGCTTATCAAATAACGCTTGATAACACTACGAAATTTCGCTCAAGCTATTTTGGAAATTATATTTCTGGATCCGATTTTTGCTTGGTAAAAATAGAAGAGCCACTTGTTGAAAAAGAGAAATCAATTAAAATGATTGGCTCGGTTATTTCTACTCGTCAAAATAAAAGTTGGAAAAGCACATCGGGAAAAGCATTGTTTTATCTACCTAAAAACGAACTTTCTGCCAAATTAAAGTACGGCGATTTAGTGCTCGTGAAAAATAATTTTTCAGAAATAAATACGCCACAAAATCCATCTGAATTTGATTACAAAAAATATTTAGCGCTTCACACTATTTATTTACAAAATCATATTTCTGCAGGAAATTTTATTTCAACAGGTATCAACAAAGGAAATTTTATTCGTGCTGCTGCCATTCGTACGCAAGCATATTGTCTTGCTGTTTTAAAAAAATACAATGTTCAAGGGCAAGAATTTGCTGTAACATCTGCACTTATTCTCGGTTATAAAAATGACATTGATACGGAAACTACCTCGGATTACGCGGCAGGCGGCGTGTTGCATGTCTTGTCGGTTTCTGGTTTACATGTTGGAATTATTTTTGTTGTGTTCAACTACTTGCTATTTTTTCTTGAAAAATTTCGATACGGGAATTTTATAAAAGGGATTTTTCTTTTAGCAATGCTTTGGTTTTATGCAATGCTTACTGGGCTTTCACCATCGGTATTGCGGGCTTCCACGATGTTGAGTTTTGTAGTTATTGCCAATGCCTTTCATCGAAATAGTCTTATCTACAACACATTGGCAGCATCCGCATTTTTATTGCTGGCAATTAATCCGCACTTAATTGCCGAAGTTGGTTTTCAACTTTCGTATTTGGCAGTACTTGGCATCGTATCCATTTTCCCTTGGATATATCGTTTATGGAAAACAAAATACTGGCTTTTGGATAAAATTTGGTCCATTGTTGCTGTTTCTTTTGCGGCGCAGTTTATTACGTTTCCGCTTAGTATGTTTTATTTTCACCAGTTTCCAAATTATTTTTTAGTCTCCAACGTGGTAGTTATACCGCTCGCAACGCTCAGTATATACGCTGGCATTCTCCTTTTTATAACTGGGAAACTTGCATTTATCGCTGGATTTTTATCAAAGATTTTAATTTTTTTAATAGGAGGATTAAATTATTTCGTGAAAGAAATTCGATTCACGCCTTATTCACTTACGCAAGGAATATCAATCAATGCAACCGAAACGTGGATTATTTATTTTGGATTATTTTTTATGCTGATGTATATTTTTCGAAAAAAATTAAACTATTTATTTATCGCACTCGGAATTTTTATTTTACTGTTGACGATACAAGTTTTTGAACAAAAATCAGAACAAAATCAATCGCGATTTATCGTTTACAATGTTGCCAAAACGAGCGCTTGCGATTTCATCGTTGGAAAAAATAATTTTTTAATTGCCGATACTGCATTTTTAAACAATCCCAATGAAATTTCTTTACATATTACACCCAATTGGTTCGAAAAAGGAATTCTATCGCATACACTGATCGGCGCAGATACAGGAGGAAATTATATTCAGAAAAACTTTTTTTTGAAAAATAAATGTATTCAATTTAGAACTAAAAAAATAATTTTTGTAAACGAGAAAATAAACCTTCCCAAAAAAATAATTTTTCAAAAGCTAAAAGTGGATTACGTCATTATTTCACACAATCCGAAAACGAATCTAAAAACAATTTGTCAAATTTACGACTTCAAAAAAATAATTTTTGACGCATCCAATTCTAAATGGCAAATTGAAAAATGGCTGAAAGAGTGTAATGAACAAGGTATTGAAGCCTATTCTGTTGTTCATTCAGGAGCGTATGAAGAAACGATTTAG
- a CDS encoding Smr/MutS family protein, with protein MEFKVGDKIKFLNEQGGGVISEFLNKKIVKIITDDGFEIPYFVSKLVLNEPIPPKIESPKIDLPKNNFSTAIFEKDKKIIPKKSKPRIGKSGVGNWEIDLHIEELVDSSKGMTNAQIIVIQLSHVQKKLNEAMCSNIRKIIFIHGVGTGRLKQEILQILSAYDGITFYDAPYKHYGYGATEVIIHQHA; from the coding sequence ATGGAATTTAAAGTTGGTGATAAAATAAAATTTTTAAACGAGCAAGGCGGCGGCGTTATTTCCGAATTCTTGAATAAAAAAATCGTGAAAATAATTACCGACGACGGTTTTGAAATTCCTTATTTTGTGAGCAAATTGGTATTAAACGAGCCTATTCCTCCAAAAATAGAATCACCCAAAATAGACCTTCCAAAAAATAATTTTTCAACAGCTATTTTTGAAAAAGACAAAAAAATAATTCCGAAAAAAAGTAAACCACGAATTGGAAAATCTGGCGTAGGGAATTGGGAAATTGATTTACACATCGAAGAATTAGTCGATTCTTCCAAAGGAATGACAAACGCACAAATTATCGTGATCCAGCTCAGCCACGTCCAAAAAAAATTAAACGAAGCGATGTGTTCCAATATCCGAAAAATAATTTTCATACACGGCGTCGGCACGGGCCGTTTGAAACAGGAAATTCTCCAAATTCTTTCCGCTTACGATGGAATTACTTTTTACGATGCACCTTACAAACATTACGGTTACGGTGCAACGGAGGTAATTATTCATCAACATGCTTGA
- a CDS encoding ATP-binding cassette domain-containing protein, producing the protein MISTSNLSLQFGKRVLFDEVNIKFTPGNCYGIIGANGAGKSTFLKILSEEIDPTKGQVIMVPGQRLAVLNQDHFAFDEVNVLQTVLMGHSKLWKIIKEKDAIYAKPDFNDADGLRASELETEFAEMNGWNVESEAASLLSGLGVKEEFHQKLMKELSGKEKVRVLLAQALFGNPDILLLDEPTNDLDIETISWLENFLADFENTVIVVSHDRHFLDTVCTHIADIDFGKINLYSGNYSFWYQSSQLALKQKSDQNKKTEDKRKELQDFIERFSANASKSRQATSRKKLLEKLTVDEIKASTRKYPGIIFRQEREVGDQILSVEKLSKSLDGKKYFSNIHFTINKGDKIAFVSKKRIAVTTFFQILAGEVKPDSGECTWGSTITKAYLPNENSHYFDESLNLIDWLRQFSKDKDETFIRGFLGKMLFSGEETLKKTNVLSGGEKVRCMLSRMMLLNANVLILDEPTNHLDLESITALNNCLRDFKGIILFTSFDHELVQTVANRVIELTPKGIIDKVMPYDEFLENESVKTMQAAFYK; encoded by the coding sequence ATGATTAGTACTTCCAATTTATCGCTTCAATTCGGCAAACGCGTTTTGTTTGATGAAGTGAATATCAAATTTACGCCGGGCAATTGTTACGGAATTATCGGTGCCAACGGCGCTGGCAAATCTACTTTTCTAAAAATTTTATCAGAAGAAATTGATCCTACAAAAGGTCAAGTCATTATGGTTCCGGGACAACGTTTAGCGGTGTTAAACCAAGATCACTTTGCGTTTGACGAAGTAAATGTGTTGCAAACTGTGTTGATGGGACATTCTAAACTTTGGAAAATAATTAAAGAGAAAGATGCGATTTATGCAAAGCCTGATTTTAACGATGCAGACGGACTTCGTGCTTCCGAATTGGAAACCGAATTTGCCGAAATGAACGGTTGGAACGTGGAAAGCGAAGCTGCATCTTTACTCAGCGGCTTAGGTGTGAAGGAGGAATTTCATCAAAAATTAATGAAAGAATTGAGCGGAAAAGAAAAAGTACGCGTATTGTTAGCGCAAGCTTTATTCGGAAATCCAGATATTTTATTGCTGGATGAACCGACAAACGATTTGGATATTGAAACCATTTCATGGCTCGAAAATTTCTTGGCAGATTTCGAAAACACCGTTATTGTTGTTTCTCACGACAGACATTTTTTAGATACCGTTTGCACACATATTGCTGATATTGATTTCGGTAAAATAAATTTGTATTCTGGAAACTATAGCTTTTGGTATCAATCCAGTCAATTGGCATTGAAACAAAAATCAGATCAGAATAAAAAAACAGAAGATAAACGTAAAGAATTACAAGATTTTATCGAGCGATTTAGTGCCAATGCTTCTAAATCGCGACAAGCTACAAGTCGTAAAAAATTATTAGAAAAATTAACTGTGGACGAAATAAAAGCGTCTACCAGAAAATATCCTGGAATTATTTTCAGGCAAGAACGTGAAGTGGGTGATCAAATTTTGAGTGTTGAAAAACTGAGTAAATCATTGGACGGAAAAAAATATTTTTCGAACATCCATTTCACAATTAATAAAGGGGATAAAATTGCTTTTGTGTCGAAGAAGCGCATTGCTGTTACAACATTTTTTCAAATTCTGGCAGGCGAAGTAAAACCTGATTCGGGCGAATGTACATGGGGCTCGACCATTACAAAAGCTTATCTACCCAATGAAAACTCACATTATTTCGATGAGTCTCTTAATTTAATTGATTGGTTGCGACAGTTTTCAAAAGATAAAGACGAAACTTTTATTCGTGGCTTTTTAGGGAAAATGCTTTTCTCAGGAGAAGAAACATTGAAAAAAACGAACGTACTTTCTGGTGGCGAAAAAGTGCGTTGCATGCTTTCGCGAATGATGTTGTTGAACGCGAATGTGTTGATTTTAGACGAACCTACCAACCATTTGGATTTGGAATCTATCACCGCTTTAAATAATTGTTTGAGAGATTTTAAAGGCATTATTTTATTTACTTCTTTCGACCATGAATTAGTGCAAACCGTTGCCAATCGTGTTATCGAATTAACACCCAAAGGTATCATTGACAAAGTAATGCCTTACGATGAATTTCTCGAAAATGAATCTGTAAAAACAATGCAAGCGGCTTTTTATAAATAA
- a CDS encoding aminopeptidase yields the protein MELLKKLCSIHAPSGNESAMTAFVLDYVKKNSKNWKTKPVIHAGKGFQDCIVLVFGKPRTAIFAHLDSIGFTVRYGNELVKIGGPRTKSNYVLTGADSKGKIECKLKVDAKENISYEFNREIDRGTDLVFKTNFREDKNFIQCSYMDNRLGVWNALKVAETLKDGIIAFSCWEEHGGGSVEYLGRFIYEKYEVAQALISDISWITNGVQHSKGPVISMRDRGIPRRTYLNQIIEIANKSKVPFQLEVEGSGGSDGLSLQHSPYPFDWCFVGAAEENVHSPDEKVHKKDIEAMVNLYRVLMEKL from the coding sequence ATGGAACTATTAAAAAAATTATGCAGCATTCACGCGCCTTCTGGAAACGAATCAGCAATGACAGCATTCGTATTGGATTATGTAAAAAAGAACAGTAAAAACTGGAAAACAAAACCTGTCATCCATGCTGGAAAAGGATTTCAAGATTGCATTGTATTGGTTTTCGGTAAACCGAGAACGGCTATTTTCGCACATTTAGATTCGATTGGATTTACGGTTCGGTACGGAAATGAATTAGTGAAAATCGGCGGTCCGAGAACAAAAAGCAACTACGTATTAACCGGCGCAGACAGCAAAGGAAAAATCGAATGCAAGTTAAAAGTGGATGCCAAAGAAAATATTTCGTATGAATTCAATCGCGAAATTGACAGAGGTACCGATTTGGTTTTCAAAACTAATTTTAGAGAAGATAAAAATTTCATTCAATGTTCTTATATGGACAATCGCTTAGGTGTTTGGAATGCGCTGAAAGTAGCCGAAACATTGAAAGACGGAATCATTGCTTTTTCGTGTTGGGAAGAACACGGCGGCGGAAGTGTGGAATATTTAGGTCGTTTTATTTATGAAAAATACGAGGTCGCTCAGGCTTTAATTTCCGATATTTCGTGGATTACAAATGGCGTTCAACATTCCAAAGGCCCTGTTATTTCCATGCGTGACAGAGGTATTCCACGCAGAACATATTTGAATCAAATTATTGAAATCGCTAATAAAAGTAAAGTGCCATTTCAGCTCGAAGTGGAAGGTTCTGGTGGCAGCGACGGACTTTCTTTACAACATTCTCCTTATCCGTTTGATTGGTGTTTTGTAGGCGCAGCGGAAGAAAATGTACATTCTCCAGATGAAAAAGTGCATAAAAAGGATATCGAAGCAATGGTAAATTTATACCGCGTTTTAATGGAAAAGCTGTAA